From Streptomyces sp. TLI_053, a single genomic window includes:
- the purD gene encoding phosphoribosylamine--glycine ligase, which translates to MKVLVIGGGAREHALCRSLSQDPAVTELHCAPGNAGIAQVATVHPVDQLDGAQVTALAGRLGAELVVVGPEAPLVAGVADAVRAAGVPVFGPSAEAALLEGSKAFAKDVMAGAGVPTARSYLCTTAAEAAEALDAFGAPYVVKDDGLAAGKGVVVTSDRAEALAHAEACLAAGPGRPGGGRVVIEEYLDGPEVSLFAITDGTTVLPLQPAQDFKRALDGDQGPNTGGMGAYSPLPWAPEGLVEDVLATVLQPTVDELRRRGTPFSGLLYAGLALTSRGTRVIEFNARFGDPETQVVLARLRTPLAGVLHASATGTLDELEPLRWDEGAAVTVVIAAEGYPAAPRTGDPIEGLAEAESADGTAYVLHAGTKADGEGRVLSAGGRVLSVTATGADLVEARERAYRSVGLISLAGGQHRGDIALKAAQ; encoded by the coding sequence GTGAAGGTCCTCGTCATCGGCGGCGGCGCCCGCGAACACGCCCTGTGCCGCTCTCTGTCCCAAGATCCCGCCGTGACCGAGCTGCACTGTGCCCCGGGCAACGCCGGGATCGCGCAGGTGGCGACGGTCCACCCGGTCGACCAGCTCGACGGCGCGCAGGTCACCGCGCTCGCCGGGCGGCTCGGCGCCGAACTGGTCGTGGTCGGCCCGGAGGCCCCGCTGGTCGCGGGCGTCGCCGACGCCGTGCGCGCGGCCGGCGTCCCGGTGTTCGGCCCGTCCGCGGAGGCCGCCCTGCTGGAGGGCTCCAAGGCCTTCGCCAAGGACGTGATGGCCGGCGCCGGTGTGCCCACCGCCCGCTCCTACCTCTGCACCACCGCCGCCGAGGCGGCCGAGGCCCTGGACGCCTTCGGCGCGCCCTACGTGGTCAAGGACGACGGCCTGGCCGCCGGCAAGGGCGTCGTGGTCACCTCCGACCGCGCCGAGGCGCTGGCCCACGCCGAGGCCTGCCTGGCGGCGGGTCCCGGACGTCCGGGCGGCGGGAGGGTGGTGATCGAGGAGTACCTGGACGGCCCCGAGGTCTCGCTCTTCGCGATCACCGACGGCACCACCGTCCTCCCGCTCCAGCCCGCCCAGGACTTCAAGCGCGCCCTGGACGGCGACCAGGGTCCCAACACCGGCGGCATGGGTGCCTACTCGCCGCTGCCCTGGGCCCCCGAGGGCCTGGTCGAGGACGTCCTGGCGACCGTGCTGCAGCCGACCGTGGACGAGCTGCGCCGCCGCGGCACCCCGTTCTCCGGCCTGCTCTACGCCGGTCTGGCGCTGACCTCGCGCGGCACCCGGGTGATCGAGTTCAACGCCCGCTTCGGCGACCCGGAGACCCAGGTCGTGCTGGCCCGGCTGCGCACCCCGCTGGCGGGCGTGCTGCACGCCTCGGCCACCGGGACCCTGGACGAGCTGGAGCCGCTGCGCTGGGACGAGGGCGCCGCGGTCACCGTGGTGATCGCCGCCGAGGGCTACCCGGCCGCGCCGCGCACCGGCGACCCGATCGAGGGCCTGGCCGAGGCGGAGTCCGCCGACGGCACCGCCTACGTGCTGCACGCCGGGACGAAGGCGGACGGCGAGGGCCGGGTGCTGAGCGCCGGGGGCCGGGTGCTGTCCGTCACCGCGACCGGCGCGGACCTGGTCGAGGCGCGCGAGCGGGCGTACCGGTCGGTCGGGCTGATCTCACTGGCCGGCGGCCAGCACCGCGGGGACATCGCCCTGAAGGCCGCGCAGTAG
- a CDS encoding Bro-N domain-containing protein yields the protein MDDEQTVQGRMELVRSSFPVTGQPIRVVMIDGEPWFVTADVCTVLGRMNPSRVRQVVGIEHTRVINSRAINLTFGKVNRVSAGEKPYERGNPMLNVISEAGLYKLIMRSNKPTAKPFQDWVTRELLPSVRRGDTDIPTQQRRMAETLTEAIGQQVYVVARIEHEDWPGLTVHSDGTVHCRHGEMSLRLPGQDDSGPPFGPYFECRGGESVGIRGSQPVPGCPKLRIVDLVRMRDEARSEPAAEPTRDHALMYAVVDCGRIDRIHGTPRQFAEFMRECAD from the coding sequence ATGGACGACGAACAGACAGTGCAGGGGCGGATGGAGCTGGTCCGGTCGAGCTTCCCGGTCACGGGCCAGCCGATCAGGGTCGTGATGATCGACGGCGAGCCGTGGTTCGTCACGGCGGACGTGTGCACGGTGTTGGGCCGCATGAACCCGAGTCGTGTCCGCCAGGTCGTCGGAATCGAACACACGCGAGTGATCAACTCGCGCGCGATTAACCTAACTTTTGGGAAGGTTAATCGCGTTTCCGCAGGTGAAAAACCCTACGAGCGTGGCAATCCGATGCTGAACGTGATCAGCGAAGCCGGCCTCTACAAGCTGATCATGCGCTCGAACAAGCCGACCGCCAAACCGTTCCAGGACTGGGTCACCCGGGAACTCCTCCCCTCCGTCCGCCGGGGCGACACCGACATCCCCACCCAGCAGCGGCGGATGGCGGAGACGCTCACCGAGGCGATCGGGCAGCAGGTGTACGTCGTCGCGCGGATCGAACACGAGGACTGGCCGGGCCTGACCGTCCACTCCGACGGCACGGTCCACTGCCGGCACGGGGAGATGTCCCTCCGGCTGCCCGGCCAGGACGACAGCGGGCCGCCGTTCGGCCCGTACTTCGAGTGCCGGGGCGGGGAGAGCGTCGGGATCCGGGGGAGCCAGCCGGTCCCGGGCTGCCCGAAGCTGCGGATCGTGGACCTGGTCCGGATGCGGGACGAAGCCCGGTCCGAGCCGGCGGCCGAGCCGACGCGTGACCACGCCCTCATGTACGCGGTGGTGGACTGCGGCCGGATCGACCGGATCCACGGAACGCCCCGGCAGTTCGCCGAGTTCATGCGCGAGTGCGCGGACTGA
- a CDS encoding carbon-nitrogen family hydrolase, which yields MRASLIQLVVSDTEPPAERRARAAALVRAQRGSDLVVLPELWALGGFAYDLWSDGAEALDGPTSDAMSSAAKAAGVWLHAGSIVERDPDGPIYNTSLLFAPDGELVHTYRKIHRFGFDSGEAVVMGAGQEIVTAATDVGTLGLATCYDLRFPELFRALLDAGAQVLVVPAAWPARRREHWTLLNRARAVEEQAYVLACNTAGTHGGVEQAGHSIAVDPWGRVLGEAGPGEEVLTVEFDPAEVAKARAEFPVHRDRLLGIPAPVQR from the coding sequence GTGCGCGCTTCATTGATCCAACTCGTGGTCTCCGACACGGAGCCCCCGGCCGAACGGCGGGCCCGCGCGGCCGCCCTGGTGCGGGCCCAGCGGGGATCCGATCTGGTGGTCCTGCCCGAGCTGTGGGCCCTCGGCGGCTTCGCCTACGACCTCTGGTCGGACGGCGCCGAGGCGCTGGACGGGCCGACCTCGGACGCGATGTCGTCGGCGGCGAAGGCGGCCGGCGTCTGGCTGCACGCCGGTTCGATCGTCGAGCGCGATCCGGACGGGCCGATCTACAACACCTCGCTGCTGTTCGCCCCGGACGGCGAGCTGGTGCACACCTACCGCAAGATCCACCGCTTCGGTTTCGACAGCGGCGAGGCGGTGGTGATGGGTGCCGGTCAGGAGATCGTCACCGCGGCCACCGACGTCGGCACGCTGGGCCTGGCGACCTGCTACGACCTGCGCTTCCCGGAGCTGTTCCGGGCGCTGCTGGACGCCGGGGCGCAGGTGCTGGTCGTCCCGGCGGCCTGGCCGGCGCGGCGGCGGGAGCACTGGACGCTGCTGAACCGGGCCCGCGCGGTGGAGGAACAGGCGTACGTCCTGGCCTGCAACACGGCGGGCACGCACGGCGGGGTGGAGCAGGCCGGTCACAGCATCGCGGTGGACCCGTGGGGCCGGGTGCTGGGCGAGGCCGGGCCCGGGGAGGAGGTGCTGACCGTGGAGTTCGATCCGGCCGAGGTGGCCAAGGCGCGGGCGGAGTTCCCGGTGCACCGGGACCGGCTGCTCGGCATCCCGGCGCCGGTCCAGCGCTGA
- a CDS encoding alpha-ketoacid dehydrogenase subunit beta, which yields MMAGQLSIAKALNGALRKSLESDPKTVLMGEDIGKLGGVFRITDGLQKDFGEDRVIDTPLAESGIVGTAIGLALRGYRPVVEIQFDGFVYPAFDQIVSQLAKMHARALGHVKMPVTVRIPYAGGIGAVEHHSESHEAYFAHTAGLRVVSPSNAHDAHWMLRQAIESDDPVIFLEPKRRYWDKGEVGDSADLGLHDARIVRPGADATLIAYGPMVKVCLEAAAAAEEDGRRLEVVDLRSLTPVDFAALEESVKRTGRGIVVHEAPVFLGMGAELAARLTERCFYHLEAPILRVGGYYAPYPPSRVEESFLPDLDRVLDAVDRAFAY from the coding sequence CTGATGGCCGGCCAGCTCAGCATCGCCAAGGCGCTCAACGGGGCGCTGCGCAAGTCGCTGGAGAGCGACCCGAAGACCGTCCTGATGGGCGAGGACATCGGCAAGCTCGGCGGCGTCTTCCGGATCACCGACGGCCTGCAGAAGGACTTCGGCGAGGACCGGGTGATCGACACCCCGCTCGCCGAGTCCGGCATCGTCGGCACCGCGATCGGCCTCGCGCTGCGCGGCTACCGCCCGGTCGTGGAGATCCAGTTCGACGGCTTCGTCTACCCGGCCTTCGACCAGATCGTCTCCCAGCTCGCCAAGATGCACGCCCGCGCGCTCGGGCACGTCAAGATGCCGGTCACGGTCCGTATCCCCTACGCGGGTGGTATCGGCGCGGTCGAGCACCACAGCGAGTCGCACGAGGCGTACTTCGCCCACACCGCCGGTCTGCGGGTGGTCAGCCCCTCCAACGCGCACGACGCGCACTGGATGCTGCGCCAGGCCATCGAGTCGGACGACCCGGTGATCTTCCTGGAGCCCAAGCGCCGCTACTGGGACAAGGGCGAGGTCGGCGACTCCGCCGACCTGGGCCTGCACGACGCCCGGATCGTCCGGCCCGGTGCCGACGCCACGCTGATCGCCTACGGGCCGATGGTGAAGGTCTGCCTGGAGGCCGCCGCGGCCGCCGAGGAGGACGGCCGCCGGCTGGAGGTCGTCGACCTCCGCTCGCTCACCCCGGTCGACTTCGCCGCCCTGGAGGAGTCCGTCAAGCGGACCGGACGCGGCATCGTGGTGCACGAGGCCCCGGTGTTCCTGGGCATGGGCGCCGAACTGGCCGCCCGGCTCACCGAGCGCTGCTTCTACCACCTGGAGGCGCCGATCCTGCGGGTCGGCGGCTACTACGCGCCCTACCCGCCGTCCCGGGTCGAGGAGTCCTTCCTCCCCGACCTGGACCGGGTGCTGGACGCCGTCGACCGCGCGTTCGCGTACTGA
- a CDS encoding GntR family transcriptional regulator: MFGTGAGGSRPAIQRNSLREQIAGALREEMMAGRLAAGRNFTVKEIAELYEVSATPAREALVDLAGQGLLRAEHHRGFTVPEFGWEDFREIFESRVLITDSYFRRLAVNPGPPDDSRLPSLRRRADAAVRAARAGNLDVMVGCDRRFWQEVAGLLGNRRIADYLDWLRVQSWMFAARYLRSMPQLGGVCWDSHLDLVDAIAARDVPRAHRIVCEYNLFTVGLLAELAGQQVESVGVLPLLTGRPVAGPGGPGAGDGPVAAVASGTGEEAETDGDPRPRSPGDTGPEQPAPGAARHPAEPGREADGAPGRERDLGRELGRELGLGLGLVPQPRSVPYGRFGRRLPEPPSGQLPEGRPDPHRAPGR, encoded by the coding sequence ATGTTCGGCACCGGTGCGGGCGGCTCCCGTCCCGCGATCCAGCGCAACAGCCTGCGCGAGCAGATCGCGGGCGCGCTGCGCGAGGAGATGATGGCCGGCCGGCTCGCGGCCGGGCGGAACTTCACCGTCAAGGAGATCGCCGAGCTCTACGAGGTCTCGGCGACCCCGGCCCGCGAGGCGCTGGTCGACCTCGCCGGACAGGGGCTGCTCCGGGCCGAGCACCACCGGGGCTTCACCGTTCCCGAGTTCGGCTGGGAGGACTTCCGCGAGATCTTCGAGTCCCGGGTGCTGATCACCGACAGCTACTTCCGTCGGCTGGCCGTGAACCCCGGCCCGCCGGACGACAGTCGGCTGCCCTCGCTGCGCCGCCGGGCCGACGCCGCGGTGCGGGCGGCCCGGGCGGGCAACCTGGACGTGATGGTGGGCTGCGACCGCCGGTTCTGGCAGGAGGTCGCCGGCCTGCTGGGCAACCGCCGGATCGCCGACTACCTGGACTGGCTGCGGGTGCAGTCGTGGATGTTCGCCGCGCGGTACCTGCGGTCGATGCCGCAGCTGGGCGGCGTCTGCTGGGACAGCCACCTCGACCTGGTGGACGCGATCGCGGCACGCGACGTGCCGCGCGCGCACCGGATCGTCTGCGAGTACAACCTCTTCACCGTCGGACTGCTGGCCGAGCTGGCCGGGCAGCAGGTGGAGTCGGTCGGGGTGCTGCCGCTGCTGACCGGCCGCCCGGTCGCCGGACCGGGCGGTCCCGGGGCCGGGGACGGCCCGGTGGCGGCCGTTGCATCCGGGACCGGGGAGGAGGCGGAGACGGACGGCGACCCGCGGCCGCGGTCCCCGGGCGACACCGGGCCGGAGCAGCCGGCGCCGGGTGCCGCGCGCCACCCGGCGGAACCGGGCCGGGAGGCCGACGGCGCCCCGGGCCGGGAGCGCGACCTCGGCCGTGAACTGGGCCGTGAACTGGGTCTGGGCCTCGGTCTGGTGCCGCAGCCGCGGTCGGTCCCGTACGGACGGTTCGGCCGCAGGCTGCCCGAACCGCCGTCCGGCCAACTGCCCGAGGGACGGCCCGATCCGCATCGCGCGCCGGGCCGGTAG
- a CDS encoding SLATT domain-containing protein, translating into MQPEESAWGKEIGEEDPPAATLAHRASTRRRSDLSARQFPLGDWGEPAERLEELYRWSEERAVEAIDWYRRDRIWKRRWARLLRFGTTGFAVGGVTAPLVDLTGTVAHATEWGYVGLALAGACYGADRAFGLTSGWMRDVSTAQALQRRLEAFQFDWASECVREVLGPTEGTAGEAAERCLGVLRRFCEDVSDMVRTETSEWMLEFRAGMTRLPTQASGSWGGRTEPGVGAQVRVLPPPGARPTMPRQRPPEGPLR; encoded by the coding sequence ATGCAGCCCGAGGAGAGTGCCTGGGGCAAGGAGATCGGCGAGGAGGACCCGCCCGCCGCGACCCTCGCGCACCGCGCGTCGACCCGCCGCCGGTCCGACCTGAGTGCCCGCCAGTTCCCGCTCGGGGACTGGGGCGAGCCCGCCGAGCGGCTGGAGGAGCTGTACCGCTGGTCCGAGGAGCGGGCGGTCGAGGCGATCGACTGGTACCGCCGGGACCGGATCTGGAAGCGCCGCTGGGCCAGGCTGCTGCGCTTCGGCACCACCGGCTTCGCGGTCGGCGGGGTCACCGCCCCGCTGGTCGACCTCACCGGGACGGTCGCCCACGCCACCGAGTGGGGCTACGTCGGGCTGGCGCTGGCCGGCGCCTGCTACGGCGCGGACCGGGCGTTCGGGCTGACCTCCGGCTGGATGCGCGACGTCTCCACCGCGCAGGCGCTGCAGCGGCGGCTGGAGGCCTTCCAGTTCGACTGGGCCTCGGAGTGCGTCCGGGAGGTGCTCGGCCCCACCGAGGGGACGGCGGGCGAGGCCGCCGAGCGGTGCCTCGGGGTGCTGCGGCGCTTCTGCGAGGACGTCTCGGACATGGTCCGCACCGAGACCTCGGAGTGGATGCTCGAGTTCCGGGCCGGGATGACCCGGCTGCCCACCCAGGCCTCCGGCAGCTGGGGCGGGCGTACCGAGCCGGGCGTCGGGGCCCAGGTCCGGGTGCTGCCGCCGCCGGGGGCCAGGCCCACCATGCCGCGCCAGCGGCCGCCGGAGGGCCCGCTGCGGTAG
- a CDS encoding dihydrolipoamide acetyltransferase family protein — protein MTTEVRSLREFKMPDVGEGLTEAEILSWYVKPGDTVTDGQVVCEVETAKAAVELPIPFNGVVEQLFFPEGATVDVGTAIISVAVAGAAGAPAAVAPAPAPVAEAPEAPEPERREVLVGYGPRTGGSQRRARRTTVTATATAAVPAPAPVVAPAPVPVAAVEVSGDRPLAKPPVRKLAKDLGIDLRVVTPTGPDGVITRDDLHAHAAAAAAPAPAPAAEPAAAAPVSTAVVLPGAGDVRVPIKGVRRATAQAMVASAFTAPHVTEFVQVDVTRTMKFVRRLKESGELGRDVRVSPLLLVAKALLTAVKRHPGINAQWDEAAQEIVIKGQVNLGIAAATPRGLIVPNIKDAGARTLSGLAVSLGELIETARQGKTAPGDMQGGTITITNVGVFGVDSGTPILNPGEAAILAFGAVRELPWVHKGKVVPRQVTTLALSFDHRLVDGELGSKVLADIAGILEHPKRLITWG, from the coding sequence ATGACCACCGAAGTTCGCTCGCTCCGCGAGTTCAAGATGCCCGATGTGGGCGAGGGCCTCACCGAGGCCGAGATCCTCAGCTGGTACGTCAAGCCCGGTGACACCGTCACCGACGGGCAGGTCGTCTGCGAGGTGGAGACCGCCAAGGCCGCCGTGGAGCTGCCGATCCCGTTCAACGGGGTCGTCGAGCAGCTGTTCTTCCCGGAGGGCGCGACGGTCGACGTCGGTACCGCGATTATCTCGGTCGCGGTGGCCGGAGCCGCGGGGGCACCCGCCGCCGTCGCCCCGGCCCCGGCCCCCGTCGCCGAGGCCCCCGAGGCGCCCGAGCCCGAGCGGCGCGAGGTGCTGGTCGGCTACGGTCCGCGGACCGGCGGCAGCCAGCGCCGGGCGCGGCGCACCACGGTCACGGCCACCGCCACGGCGGCCGTGCCGGCTCCGGCGCCCGTCGTCGCCCCGGCCCCGGTGCCGGTGGCGGCCGTCGAGGTGTCCGGCGACCGGCCGCTGGCCAAGCCGCCGGTGCGCAAGCTCGCTAAGGACCTCGGGATCGACCTGAGGGTCGTCACCCCGACCGGTCCGGACGGCGTGATCACCCGTGACGACCTGCACGCCCACGCGGCGGCCGCCGCCGCCCCGGCGCCGGCCCCGGCCGCCGAGCCGGCCGCCGCCGCCCCGGTGTCCACCGCCGTGGTGCTGCCCGGCGCGGGCGACGTCCGGGTGCCGATCAAGGGTGTCCGCAGGGCGACCGCGCAGGCGATGGTGGCCTCGGCCTTCACCGCCCCGCACGTCACCGAGTTCGTCCAGGTCGACGTGACCCGGACGATGAAGTTCGTCCGCCGGCTCAAGGAGAGCGGCGAGCTGGGCCGGGACGTCCGGGTCAGCCCGCTGCTGCTGGTCGCCAAGGCGCTGCTGACCGCGGTCAAGCGCCACCCCGGGATCAACGCCCAGTGGGACGAGGCGGCCCAGGAGATCGTCATCAAGGGCCAGGTGAACCTCGGCATCGCCGCGGCCACCCCGCGCGGCCTGATCGTCCCCAACATCAAGGACGCCGGGGCCCGGACCCTGTCCGGTCTTGCGGTCTCGCTCGGCGAGCTGATCGAGACGGCCCGCCAGGGGAAGACGGCGCCCGGCGACATGCAGGGCGGCACGATCACGATCACCAATGTCGGCGTCTTCGGCGTCGACAGCGGCACCCCGATCCTCAACCCCGGCGAGGCGGCCATCCTCGCCTTCGGGGCGGTCCGGGAACTGCCGTGGGTGCACAAGGGCAAGGTCGTCCCGCGTCAGGTCACCACGCTGGCCCTCTCCTTCGACCACCGGCTGGTGGACGGCGAGCTGGGCTCCAAGGTGCTGGCCGACATCGCGGGCATCCTGGAGCACCCGAAGCGCCTGATCACCTGGGGCTGA
- a CDS encoding MFS transporter: protein MTVEPARSARPLSASAPRATADRTGGTTAGPAAGPAAVPAAGPWQPPGGRAAWTAWSIGASVYVLAVIHRTSLGVAGLDAADRFGIGASALSTFSILQVLVYAAMQIPVGVLVDRFGPRKVLLLGVVLLSTGQLAFAFSDAFGPALASRAVLGCGDAMTFISVLRIAARWFPAAKNPLVAQLTGLAGMSGNLVTTVVLAQALHSEGWTPTFTAIALLGIAVFALVALFLRESPEGPAPAVAAAGRPRPAVGKQVRDAWREPGTRLGLWIHFTTQFPGNAFGLLWGLPYLVQAQGMTRTGAGGVLTLLVLANMSFGFLFGRLLSRTSRARMPIVLTTIGVTALLWAVTLAWPAGHPPLWLLVTVVLVMGSNGPASLVGLDYARARNPVERLGTASGIVNMGGFIGTMITLFGIGVLLDTLTPDGAAGYSASAFRWAFCWQYVPMAVGTVMILRLRRRLAAASG from the coding sequence ATGACCGTGGAGCCCGCCCGTTCAGCCCGCCCCCTGTCCGCCTCCGCTCCTCGCGCCACAGCCGACCGCACCGGTGGCACCACCGCCGGTCCGGCCGCCGGTCCGGCCGCCGTTCCGGCCGCCGGTCCCTGGCAGCCGCCCGGGGGCCGGGCCGCCTGGACCGCCTGGTCCATCGGGGCGAGCGTCTACGTCCTGGCCGTCATCCACCGCACCAGCCTCGGGGTCGCCGGTCTGGACGCCGCCGACCGCTTCGGCATCGGCGCCTCGGCGCTCTCCACCTTCTCGATCCTCCAGGTCCTCGTCTACGCGGCCATGCAGATACCCGTCGGCGTGCTGGTCGACCGGTTCGGCCCGCGCAAGGTCCTGCTGCTCGGCGTGGTGCTGCTCAGCACCGGCCAGCTCGCCTTCGCCTTCTCCGATGCCTTCGGCCCCGCGCTGGCCTCCCGGGCCGTGCTCGGCTGCGGCGACGCCATGACGTTCATCAGCGTGCTGCGGATCGCCGCCCGCTGGTTCCCCGCCGCGAAGAACCCGCTCGTCGCCCAGCTGACCGGCCTCGCCGGGATGAGCGGCAACCTGGTGACCACCGTCGTCCTCGCCCAGGCCCTGCACAGCGAGGGCTGGACGCCCACCTTCACCGCCATCGCCCTGCTCGGCATCGCCGTCTTCGCGCTCGTCGCGCTGTTCCTCCGCGAGTCGCCGGAGGGGCCCGCGCCGGCCGTCGCGGCGGCCGGACGGCCCCGCCCCGCCGTCGGCAAGCAGGTCCGGGACGCCTGGCGGGAGCCGGGCACCCGGCTCGGGCTCTGGATCCACTTCACCACGCAGTTCCCCGGCAACGCCTTCGGCCTGCTGTGGGGCCTGCCCTACCTGGTCCAGGCCCAGGGCATGACCCGCACCGGGGCGGGCGGGGTGCTCACCCTGCTGGTGCTCGCCAACATGAGCTTCGGCTTCCTCTTCGGCCGACTGCTCTCCCGGACCTCCCGGGCCCGGATGCCGATCGTGCTCACCACCATCGGCGTCACCGCGCTGCTCTGGGCGGTGACCCTCGCCTGGCCCGCGGGGCACCCGCCGCTCTGGCTGCTGGTCACGGTCGTCCTGGTGATGGGCAGCAACGGCCCGGCGTCCCTGGTCGGCCTCGACTACGCCCGCGCCCGCAACCCCGTCGAGCGCCTCGGCACGGCCTCCGGCATCGTCAACATGGGCGGATTCATCGGCACGATGATCACGCTGTTCGGCATCGGCGTGCTGCTCGACACCCTCACCCCGGACGGCGCGGCCGGGTACTCCGCGAGCGCCTTCCGGTGGGCGTTCTGCTGGCAGTACGTGCCGATGGCGGTGGGCACGGTGATGATCCTGCGGCTGCGCCGGAGGCTGGCGGCGGCTTCCGGCTAA
- a CDS encoding M64 family metallopeptidase, with product MPPGNPGRIVRSLAALVLVSTAVLPAALELAGPSPFGVIGAGAPADRAVPPHTAVQHADLRTAGDAPTVDIRRTGDPANRITLVLLGDGYTAEEQDVFREQADRAWRALMEIEPFRSYQGFFNIRRVEVVSPVSGIAETESRGRSPATPLGMHFWCEGTARLLCADEEATARFAGRGDGPQYLIALANSTEYGGAGGTGVTTLAGGSPDAGRIIQHEIGHTVGDLGDEYDSAPDDADYPNLSTENADDMRRKQSKWWRWLGAESPDGAGTIGAYRSANGIYRPTPDSVMRTLGGAYNLPSREAIIEEIYRRIRPTDAAVPAPGDVTGRPRLEVRPVPLTGARQLRVDWTVDGVPVEPQAADRSWLDTASLPLEPGHAATVTATVRDTTDWVRDEAFRERYMTRAVSWTVAG from the coding sequence ATGCCGCCTGGCAACCCTGGCCGGATCGTCCGGAGTCTGGCCGCGCTCGTGCTGGTGTCCACCGCCGTACTCCCGGCCGCGCTCGAACTGGCCGGGCCCTCACCGTTCGGGGTGATCGGGGCCGGCGCCCCGGCGGACCGCGCGGTCCCGCCGCACACCGCGGTGCAGCACGCCGATCTGCGCACCGCCGGGGACGCGCCGACCGTCGACATACGGCGGACCGGCGACCCGGCCAACCGGATCACCCTGGTCCTGCTCGGCGACGGCTACACCGCCGAGGAGCAGGACGTGTTCCGCGAACAGGCCGACCGGGCCTGGCGGGCGCTGATGGAGATCGAGCCGTTCCGCAGCTACCAGGGGTTCTTCAACATAAGGCGGGTCGAGGTGGTCTCCCCGGTCTCCGGCATCGCCGAGACCGAGAGCCGCGGCCGCAGCCCCGCCACCCCGCTCGGCATGCACTTCTGGTGCGAGGGCACCGCGCGGCTGCTCTGCGCCGACGAGGAGGCGACGGCCCGGTTCGCCGGCCGCGGCGACGGCCCGCAGTACCTGATCGCGCTGGCCAACTCCACCGAGTACGGCGGTGCCGGCGGCACCGGGGTGACCACCCTGGCCGGCGGCAGCCCGGACGCCGGTCGGATCATCCAGCACGAGATCGGGCACACCGTCGGCGACCTCGGCGACGAGTACGACAGCGCGCCCGACGACGCCGACTACCCCAACCTCTCCACCGAGAACGCCGACGACATGCGCCGCAAGCAGTCCAAGTGGTGGCGCTGGCTCGGCGCGGAGTCCCCGGACGGCGCCGGGACCATCGGCGCGTACCGCAGCGCCAACGGCATCTACCGGCCCACCCCGGACTCGGTGATGCGCACCCTCGGCGGGGCCTACAACCTGCCCTCGCGGGAAGCGATCATCGAGGAGATCTACCGCCGGATCCGGCCCACCGACGCCGCCGTACCGGCCCCGGGCGACGTCACCGGCCGGCCCAGGCTGGAGGTCCGGCCGGTCCCGCTGACCGGCGCCCGGCAGCTGCGGGTGGACTGGACGGTGGACGGCGTCCCGGTCGAGCCCCAGGCGGCGGACCGCAGCTGGCTGGACACCGCGTCGCTGCCGCTGGAGCCCGGGCACGCCGCGACCGTCACGGCGACCGTCCGGGACACCACGGACTGGGTGCGCGACGAGGCGTTCCGGGAGCGCTACATGACGCGCGCGGTCTCCTGGACGGTGGCCGGCTGA
- a CDS encoding maleylpyruvate isomerase family mycothiol-dependent enzyme, with translation MTDNQTVQAYTDAWTQSIEAISELVAPLPEGSWNRATECPGWSVRDVVSHVIAVESELLGDPRPIHALPRDLLHVTTEAARYLELPVDKRRCHTALEMTGELDYTIIRRSRALRNAKQLPNEPVRWPAGPQSRDIPYHELLRLRAFDVWVHEQDLRRALGTPGNLDSPAALVSRDVLLQGLPKAVANRAGAPAGSTVVVDVTGPVEFLRTVRVDSSGRGSVDESISLAPDVQLTLDWETYVRLACGRGRPGSVIVEGDRELADRVLANFSVTP, from the coding sequence GTGACGGACAACCAGACCGTGCAGGCGTACACCGACGCGTGGACGCAGTCCATCGAGGCGATATCCGAACTGGTGGCACCCCTGCCGGAGGGCTCCTGGAACCGGGCCACCGAGTGCCCCGGCTGGTCGGTCCGGGACGTGGTCTCGCACGTGATCGCCGTCGAGTCCGAACTCCTCGGCGACCCGCGCCCGATCCACGCGCTGCCCCGCGACCTGCTGCACGTCACCACCGAGGCCGCCCGCTACCTCGAACTGCCCGTCGACAAGCGCCGTTGCCACACCGCGCTGGAGATGACCGGCGAGCTGGACTACACGATCATCCGCCGCTCCCGGGCGCTGCGGAACGCCAAGCAGCTGCCGAACGAGCCGGTCCGCTGGCCGGCCGGCCCGCAGAGCCGCGACATCCCGTACCACGAGCTGCTCCGCCTGCGTGCCTTCGACGTCTGGGTGCACGAGCAGGACCTCCGCCGCGCCCTCGGCACGCCGGGCAACCTCGACTCCCCGGCCGCGCTGGTCTCCCGCGACGTCCTGCTCCAGGGCCTGCCGAAGGCCGTCGCCAACCGGGCCGGCGCCCCGGCCGGCAGCACCGTGGTCGTCGACGTCACCGGCCCGGTCGAGTTCCTGCGCACCGTCCGGGTCGACTCCTCCGGCCGCGGCAGCGTGGACGAGTCCATCAGCCTGGCCCCCGACGTCCAGCTCACCCTCGACTGGGAGACCTACGTCCGCCTCGCCTGCGGCCGCGGCCGGCCCGGCTCGGTGATCGTCGAGGGCGACCGGGAGCTCGCCGACCGCGTCCTGGCCAACTTCTCCGTCACCCCGTAG